One Deltaproteobacteria bacterium genomic window carries:
- a CDS encoding YbjN domain-containing protein encodes MSEKFELVKEYLFDMGVLIVNEDPAEELVVVNDEDNGINHMVIDCEEPILVLEQVIMKVSKQPGDLFKRLLQMNRELVHGAFVLDDKAELILFRDTLQLENIDRNELEASIQALGLALVEFSSELINYADK; translated from the coding sequence ATGTCCGAGAAATTTGAACTGGTAAAGGAGTACCTCTTTGACATGGGAGTCCTTATTGTCAATGAGGACCCGGCTGAAGAGCTGGTGGTGGTCAATGATGAGGATAACGGCATCAATCACATGGTCATTGACTGCGAAGAGCCGATCCTGGTCCTGGAGCAGGTGATCATGAAGGTATCAAAACAGCCGGGGGACCTGTTCAAACGCCTGCTACAGATGAATCGCGAACTGGTCCATGGCGCCTTCGTGCTGGATGATAAGGCCGAACTCATCCTTTTCCGGGATACACTTCAGCTCGAAAACATTGACCGCAACGAACTCGAGGCCTCCATCCAGGCCTTGGGCCTGGCCCTGGTCGAGTTTAGTTCCGAACTAATCAATTACGCCGATAAATAG